One Ostrea edulis chromosome 2, xbOstEdul1.1, whole genome shotgun sequence genomic region harbors:
- the LOC125679874 gene encoding uncharacterized protein LOC125679874 yields the protein MLLLCENIDPQGDRILVFATDANLVKLCASEMMFSDGTFHSCSTLFTQLYILYAKVNGTVFPLVFGLLSNKTEDTYERFSTLLKNAVHERPSMLTPGHWILDSEVAAHNAIRASFLLTSTKGCFFHYTQRKWRKVQSTGLEVTFREDEYFHQLVRRATVVPLVPENIVENVL from the coding sequence ATGCTTCTACTCTGTGAGAATATCGATCCTCAAGGGGACCGTATACTAGTGTTTGCTACCGATGCCAATTTGGTGAAACTATGCGCTTCAGAGATGATGTTTAGTGATGGGACATTTCATTCCTGCTCGACATTGTTCACTCAACTGTACATTCTCTATGCTAAAGTAAATGGAACTGTATTTCCTCTTGTGTTTGGATTGCTGTCAAACAAGACTGAGGACACGTACGAGCGCTTCTCTACTCTCCTGAAGAATGCAGTCCATGAGAGACCGTCTATGCTGACACCAGGACATTGGATCCTGGATTCCGAAGTTGCCGCTCATAACGCAATCCGAGCCAGTTTTCTGCTAACTTCCACCAAGGGATGCTTCTTTCACTACACACAGCGCAAATGGAGGAAAGTTCAATCCACTGGACTGGAGGTTACGTTTAGAGAGGATGAATATTTCCATCAACTTGTAAGGAGAGCGACTGTTGTTCCCTTGGTACCCGAAAACATCGTGGAGAATGTGCTGTGA
- the LOC125681746 gene encoding probable 39S ribosomal protein L24, mitochondrial, translated as MRLTTTLLRRTDYWDRFVHRLVRQTIGQGRYKPLRGWKEWNKDWHFTKFGPTHPIELSLNRIFHYRKKPEDYILPYYEPYIFEKDMVMCMVGKDRGKIGSVAHVYRDVNEVVVENINVRYELINDIPISRQIPLKIPDEIKLVDPTDKSPTDIVWRYLQDGSRVRVSKKTGRIIPIPVNEDQKTIGDEIAINSYAANKDKDTVKDLVNKVTFEPKLKTFEQDIMDQMDIKEERKYRPTFWY; from the exons ATGAGGCTAACCACAACTTTACTTAGACGAACAGACTATTGGGACAGATTTGTACATCGACTGGTCAGACAGACAATTGGACAAGGCCGGTACAAACCACTAAGGGGCTGGAAAGAATGGAACAAAGATTGGCATTTTACTAAATTTGGACCCACACACCCAATAGAGCTGAGTTTAAATAGGATATTCCACTACAGGAAGAAACCAGAAGATTACATTCTGCCATACTATGAACcctatatttttgaaaaagacatg GTTATGTGTATGGTCGGTAAAGACCGGGGTAAGATTGGAAGTGTGGCCCATGTGTATAGAGATGTCAATGAAGTGGTTGTGGAAAACATCAATGTG AGATATGAATTGATAAATGATATCCCCATCAGCAGACAAATCCCACTGAAAATTCCTGATGAGATCAAATTAGTTGACCCCACGGACAA GTCACCAACAGACATTGTGTGGAGATATCTACAGGATGGATCTAGAGTTCGTGTCTCAAAGAAAACTGGCCGTATAATTCCCATTCCTGTGAACGAGGATCAGAAGACAATTGGAGATGAGATTGCTATAAATTCATATGCTG CCAACAAAGATAAAGACACAGTCAAAGATTTAGTGAACAAAGTGACATTCGAAcccaaattaaaaacatttgaaCAGGATATAATGGATCAGATGGATATAAAGGAGGAACGTAAATATAGACCAACATTCTGGTACTAA